Proteins co-encoded in one Arachis stenosperma cultivar V10309 chromosome 7, arast.V10309.gnm1.PFL2, whole genome shotgun sequence genomic window:
- the LOC130942228 gene encoding probable leucine-rich repeat receptor-like serine/threonine-protein kinase At3g14840 has translation MISALQHPCLVKLYGCCVEGDQLLLIYEYMENNSLAYALFGNKENQLKLNWPTRQKICVGIARGLVFLHEESRLKIVHRDIKATNVLLDKNLNPKISDFGLAKLHEEDATHISTRIAGTYGYIAPEYAMNGYLTDKADVYSFGIVVLELVSGKANTIHRSKEEVLYLLDWAHLLKEKGMLMELVDRRLGSDFNEEEVMVMIQVALLCTNAIANLRPSMSSVLSMLEGKTIVPEFVSDQSELMDEMKLEAMRQYYYQKEENKINEANNNVSHNVVEEQWIASSSSDLYPMHIDSSSYYWEQRN, from the exons ATGATCTCAGCATTACAACACCCTTGTCTTGTTAAACTTTATGGATGCTGTGTTGAGGGAGATCAATTATTGTTGATATATGAATATATGGAAAACAATAGCCTTGCATATGCATTATTCG GGAACAAAGAGAATCAATTAAAATTGAATTGGCCAACGAGACAGAAGATTTGTGTTGGTATTGCTAGAGGTTTGGtttttctccatgaagaatcaAGATTGAAAATTGTTCATAGGGATATTAAGGCAACTAATGTGTTGCTCgacaaaaatttaaatccaaaaatttctGATTTTGGTTTAGCCAAACTCCATGAAGAGGATGCTACTCACATTAGTACTCGAATAGCTGGGACATA TGGATATATAGCACCTGAATATGCAATGAATGGTTATTTGACTGATAAAGCAGATGTTTATAGTTTTGGAATTGTTGTCTTAGAACTTGTTAGTGGAAAGGCTAATACCATTCATCGATCAAAGGAGGAAGTGTTATATCTTCTTGATTGG GCACATTTGTTGAAAGAGAAAGGCATGCTCATGGAGCTAGTTGATCGAAGGTTAGGTTCAGATTTCAATGAAGAGGAAGTAATGGTGATGATCCAAGTAGCTCTGTTATGCACCAATGCGATTGCAAATCTTAGGCCTTCCATGTCTTCAGTTCTTAGCATGCTTGAAGGCAAAACCATTGTTCCAGAATTCGTTTCAGATCAAAGTGAATTAATGGATGAGATGAAGTTAGAGGCAATGCGACAATATTACTATCAAaaggaagaaaataaaataaatgaggcGAACAATAATGTGTCACATAATGTAGTTGAAGAACAATGGATTGCTTCATCTTCGTCTGACCTCTATCCTATGCACATTGATTCTTCATCATATTATTGGGAGCAAAGAAACTAG